The genome window CCTCGCCCCGGCGGCCATCCACATAGTCAGCCAGGTTGAAACTGGGCGAATAGACTTCCAGGCCCAGTGATTTCCCTGCGTCCTGGGCCGCCACCCGGATGACGTAGGATTCCTGCGCCTGGGGCCACTTTTCACCCACCGACACCAGGGGCAGAATCCCGCCGGTCTGCGCGGCGGCGCCGGAGGTCAGGCCGGCGGCAGCCAGCAGGGCCAGGGTCAGGGTGCGGCGGGCCAGAGAATGTGCAAAAGGCTTGGGCATGACTAGCGTGAAGGATACCTCTGGCCGCAGCGCTAGCATCGGGAGCCAGATGCCTGACCTTTCTGCCCGCGCCCGCGCCGTGATCAACCCCCATGCCCTGCGCGCCAACCTGGGGGCGCTGGCCGAGCGGGCCGGCGCGGGGCTGCTGCTGCCCGTCAAGGCCAACGCCTACGGGCACGGCCTGGAGGAGGTGGCGCGCGTGGCGGCGGCCCACCCCGGCGTGTGGGGCCTGGCGGTGGCCACCCCGCGCGAGGCGGCGGCCCTGGCTGCACTGAATCTGGGTCGGCCTTTAGTGCTATTGACCCCCCCTATGCCCCACGAGGTAGGGCCACTGGCCGACCTGGGCGTGCGCCTGCCGGTGGCGTCGGTGCCGGAGGCCGACGCCTTGCCCCCCCACGCCCGCGCGCACCTGAAGGTGGACACCGGCATGAACCGCCTGGGGGCCCGTCCCGAAGACGCCGCCGCCGTGGGCCGCCGCCTGGCCGAGCGCGGGCTGCTGGAAGGCGCGTATACCCACCTGGCCACCGCCGATGAACCCGACCTCAGTTTTGCCCACGAGCAGCTGCGGCGCTTTGCGGCTGTGCTGGCGGCGCTGCCCCCCACGCCCACGCCCCTGATGACCCACGCGGCCAACGGCGGCGGCGTGCTGAGCTTTGGCGTGCTGCCCGGTATGGCGCTGGCCCGGCCAGGGCTGGCGGCCTACGGCTTCGCGCCGCCTCACCTGCGCGGCCTCCTGCCGCTGCGTCCGGTGATGACGCTACAGGCGCGCGTGACCCACCTGCACACGGCCTACGCCGGCGAGACAGTCAGTTACAGCGGCCTGTGGCGGGCGGCGCGCGACACCCTGGTGGCCACAGTCGGTGTGGGCTACGCCGACGGCTACCCCCGGAACGCCACCGGGCACGCCGAGGTGCTGCTGGGCGGCCAGCAGCGCCCGGTGCTGGGCCGCATCTGCATGGACCAGCTGATGGTGGACGTGACGGGGCTGGCCGTTCAGGTGGGTGACTGGGCCACCCTCTGGGGGCCTGCCGACGTGACGGTGACCGACGTGGCGGCCTGGGGCGGCACGGTGGAATACGAGGTCCTGACCGGCCTGGGCGACCGGGTCGAGCGCGTGATGGAAGCAGAGTAGCCGGGCCAGGTGGAGAAGTGAGCTGGCCTGCCGGCTGGAACGCTGACAACTTAGGAGGTCACCGATTAGCCAACTCCGCATCCGTTAGCCCGCTTGTGCGCCTCCTCGCGCGCCTGCCGGGCAAACGATTCAATCGGAGTCTGTCTAACACGGACTCCGATTGAATCGAGCAGAATGCCGGGTGAAATTCGAGCGGCCTTGGAAAGCTCTGCAGGAAAGCGAGAAGGAACAGCTGCGGATGGCGCGATCTGGAAGTGCTGACGGTGCCTGTTCGGCTGTGCTGCAATTTAGCGGAATCTATATGAGCCGCTCCCCCCGCGCCCCGTGAGAACTGCCTGCCGGGGCGCGAGCAGGCCGTGTGGCCCCGTACAGTCGCGCCGCGCCTGAGCCGGGAGGATAACCGGCATGTCTTCTGCGCCCATCGTCGTGGCCGGCCCCACCGGGCAACTGGGCCGCCTTATCACCCAGGAACTGCTGGGCCTGGGCGCCCCCGTGCGCGTGCTGGTCCGCCCCGAAAGCGACCCCGCAAAAGTCAGTGCCCTGCGCGCAGCGGGGGCAGAGGTCGTCACTGCTAACCCCGACCGCGTGCCTGACCTGATTCGGGCGGTGGAGGGCGCGGCCTGTGTGGTCTCGGCGCTGTCAGGCCTGCGCGCCGTGATCGTGGACGTGCAGACCCGCTTGCTGGACGCGGCGGTGGAGGCCGGGGTGCCCCGGTTCATCCCCTCGGATTTCTCGGTGGATTTCACCCGGCCAGGCGGCCGCAACCGCAACCTCGACCTGCGCCGCGAGTTCAGGGCGCGCCTGGATGCCGTGCCGATTCAGGCCACCTCGGTCCTGAACGGCATGTTCGCCGACCTGTTGACCGGGCAGGCTCCGGTGGTGCTGCCCAGGCTCCGGCGGGTGCTGTACTGGGGTGACGCTGACCAGCCGCTGGACTTCACGACGGTGGCTGATACCGCCGCGTTTACGGCCCGCGTGGCCCTGGACCCTGCGGCGCCCCGCTGGCTGCGGGTGGCGGGCGACGTGCAAAGTGCGCGCGGCCTTCAGGCGGCAGCCTCGGCCGCGACCGGCCAGCCGTTTGGCCTCCTGCGGGCCGGGGGAACGGGCAGCCTGCACGCCTTTGCCACCCTGACCCGCGCCCTCACGCCCCCCAGCGACGAGGTGTTTCCCGCCTGGCAGGGGATGCAGTATCTCCACGACATGTTCACCGGTCAGGCCAAGCTGACCCCGCTGGACAATGGGCGGTATCCGGCGCTGCGGTGGACGGGCGTGGCGGAGGTGTTGAAGGGGCTGTAGGTCGTGGGCTGTAGGAAAAGGGCAGCGGAAACGAATGTTCGCCGCTGCCCTTCCCACCCCCTACAACCCTAAAAAAACCTGATCACGTCGCGCACCACCACAAAGACCATCAGCAGCATCACGAAGGCGAAGCCCGCGAAGTTGATGGCCTGTTCCTGGCTGAAGCTCAGAGGCCGGCCACGCACGGCCCCCACCAGCACAAGCAGAATGCGCCCGCCGTCCAGACCCGGAATCGGCAGCAGGTTAAAAAAGGCCAGTGACAGGTTCAGCAGAATAGCCACCTGAAGCAGGGCCCAGGGGCTCACCGCCGCCGCCCGGCTGACAATCTCGGCGGTGCCGATGGGGCCGCTGACATTCTCGTCGCGCGACAGGTCAAGGGTAAAGAAGCGCTGGAACAGCCCGGCAAAGGAGCGCAGCACCTGCGGCAGGGCCTCGGCGGTGACCTGCCAGGAGCGGACGAAGGCGGTCCCCACGCTCACTGGCTGCACGTCTGGGCCGTAGCGGATGCCCAGCAGTTGCCGCTCGCCGCCTATTACGGGGGTCCAGTCAAACTTCACCTCGCGCGGCTGCCCGGCCCGCACCACCGTAAAGCTGTGGGGGCCAGGCTGCGTCAGCACCTCGCGCACGCCCTCCCAGCCGGCCACATCGCGGCCTCCCAGACGCGCTGTTTCTGGAATGTCCTGACCGTCGGCCGCCGTAATCACGTCGCCCACCTGGAGGCCCAGGGTCTGGGCGCGCGACCCAGCCACGACCTCCTCAATGCGGGCGCGGTCTGGGGCCGGTACCCCCTGGGCGCTGAAGTTAACGGTCATCAGCGTGGTGGCCAGCAGCAGGTTGACCAGCGGCCCGGCCAGCAACACCGCCACCTTGCCCCAGGCCGGCAGCGCCGCAAAGCCGCGCGTGGGCTGGCGGTGGCCGCCCTGGCCGTCCTCTTCAGGAGACATGCCGTCAATTTCCACGTAGCCGCCGATGGGCAGCAGCGACAGCCGCCATTCGGTGCCGTACCAGTTTCGGCGCAGCAGCACCGGCCCCATGCCAATGCTGAAGGAGTTCACTGTCACCCCCTGCCACCGGGCCAGGGCATAGTGCGCCAGTTCATGAATGAACGTCGCCAGACTAATAATCAGCAGCGTCCAGAGCAGCCCCAGTGGGGTCAGGGCGGCGGTGATGCCTTGCAGGACGTTCACGCGCGCACCCCGCCCACACACAGTTCCTTCGCCCGTGTGCGCGCCCAGGCGTCCACCTCGGCCAGGGTGTCCCAGGTCAGTGCGCCAGCTGGGGTCTCGTCCAGCACCTGCTCAATGAGGCGGGCAATGCCCAGGAAGTCCAGTTGCCCGGCCAGGAAGGCGTCCACCGCGACCTCATCGGCGGCGTTCAGGGCCACCGGCAGCAGGCCGCCCGCTTCGCCCGCTCGGTAGGCCAGGGCCAGGCAGGGAAAGCGGGAGAGGTCGGGCGCGCTGAACGACCATTCGCCGCGCATGGCCCAGCCCAGGTGGCGGCCGACCTCGCGCCCACGCCGCGCGCCGTGCACGTCACCGGGGCGGGTCATCCCGCCTGGCGCGGCGTCAATGGCGTAGGCAATCGGCAGGCGCATGTCCGTGGGGCCAAACTGCGCTTTCAGGCTGCCGTCCCGGAACCGCACCGCCGCGTGAATCAGGCTTTGGGGATGAATGACCACACCCACCTGCGATAGGGGCAGGCCGTACAGTGAGGCGCATTCCATGACTTCCAGCCCCTTGTTCATCAGGGTTGCGCTGTCAATGGTCACCTTGGGGCCCATGCTCCATGAGGGGTGCCTCAGCGCCTGCTCGGGGGTCACGCTGCTCAGGTCCGCAGGGCCCTCACGAAAAGGGCCGCCGCTGGCGGTCAGAATCAGCTCGGCCACGTCGTCTATGGCCTCGCCGGTCAGGCACTGAAAGATGCCCGTGTGTTCAGAATCCACCGGCACCACGCGCCCGCCCCCCTGCTCGGCCGCCGCCCACATCAGGTGCGCGGCCGTGACCATCGCCTCCTTGGTGGCCAGTGCCACGGCCTGCCCAGCTTCTAGGGCGGCGCGGGTGGGGGCCAGGCCAATCAGGCCACTCATGGCATTGACCACCACGTCCGTTTTCAGCGCTGCCAGCGCACTGGGGTCAGCGGTCACCTGCACGCCCGAGAAGCGCTGTTTGGCCTGGTCATACACCGACCCGTCCACACTAATCACCTGCGGGCCAAATTCACGCACCTGCACCGCCAGCAGGTCCAGATTCTTGCCGGCGGCCAGCGCCGTGACCCGGTAGCCCCGTTCGCGGGCAATGTCCAGCGTCTGCGTGCCAATACTGCCCGTGCTGCCCAGCACCGAAATGGTCTGTACCGAAGGGTTCATCTGCCCTGCATGGTAGAGGAAGCGGCCAGGGACGAATGGGGCACTGGGCAGGACTGGGCCGGACGCCGCAATGGTTGGCAAGCTCGGTTGCGTCCCATTGGACGGGCACAGCGGCCCCGTAGACCGGGACAGCTTTGCGAGAGAGTGGGCAGGAGCAAAATCCCTTCCAGGCATGAGGTTTGCAACTTGATGCTGCTCCGGGATGTTGGTGTGACAGATGGCCGTCCAGCTGAGACGAGGGTATAGGAGGGCGCGGCGAGAGACTGGCACCGAAAACGAACACCCGTGTGCATCCCATATGCGGGTCAGGATTGGTCTTCCTCACCGACACACTGCAGGCAGAACAACAAAAGAGGCGGCCTTAGCCGCCTTGTTTGTCCTCCCACCCATCACCAACGCCCCACCGCCCCTTACCGCGTAAACACGCTGATGTTCAAGAACAGGTATGTCGCGGGAACGGCAAACAACAGGCTGTCCACCCGGTCTAGAAACCCACCGTGGCCCGGCAAGCTGGTGCCGCTGTCCTTGGTGTTCAGAGAGCGTTTGAGGAGGCTCTCGGCCAGGTCGCCCAGCTGACTGGCGCTGGCGACCAGAATGGCGTACAGCAGCGCCTCGAATGGGGTCCAGATGTGGGTGGCGGTGGTCAGGCCCAGCACCATCAGAAAACTGAAGAGGAGCCCACCAATCGAGCCTTCCACCGTTTTGCCGGGGCTGACTTCCGGAGCCAGTTTGCGCCGCCCGAAAAAGTAGCCGACAAAGTACCCGCCGATATCGGCGGCAAAGGTGGCCAGCAGGGGCAGGGCAAGATACAGCAGGCCGTCGCCAGCGTCCGGGCTGTAGCGCAGCAGCAGAAAGTACCCCAGCAGCCAGGGAATGTACAGCAGCCCGAAGATGGAATACACGATGCGTTCCAGGGGCCGCTCGCCGGGCCGGATCACCTCCACGACCAGAAAGTAACCCACGGCTGCGGTCAGCACGGCTTCTCGCCACGAACCGCCGGGCCAGGGGGTGGAGGGCCACATGGGCAGGCTGGCCACCAGCAGCGCCGCCGCAAACACCCCCAGGCTCACGCGCCGCACGTCTATGTCGCTGCGGTCCAGCATGCGGATGTATTCGCGCAGCGCCATGATGGCCACCACGATCAGGCCGGGCAGCAGCGCCGCCCAGCCCACCCACACCACCAGACTCAGGATGGCAAAGCCCACCACGCTGGTCAGAATGCGGCTGCTCAGGGATTCCATGGCCCCTCCGGGGAGGCTGTGGGACGTGGGTTGTGGGCTGTAGGGACGCGCCTACACCCGACAACCCACCTCTCACAACCGGCGCGCGGCGCCTTCACCCTAGGATTTCCTGCTCCTTCTTCTGGAAGGTCGCCTCGACCCGCGTCACGTACTCGTCGGTGATCTTTTGCACGTCGGCCTCGCCGCGCTTGATCTCGTCGTCACCGATGCCCTCGACTTTTTTCACCTCATCCAGCGTGTGCTTGCGGATGTTCCGAATGGCGATGCGGGCGTCCTCGGCGTAGTTCTTGGCGTTCTTCACGAGGTCGCGGCGGCGCTCCTCGGTCAGCATGGGCAGCGAGATGAAAATCGTATCGCCCTTGTTGTTGGGGTTCAGGCCCAGGTCGCTGTCGCGGATGGCCTTTTCGATGGGGTTCAGCGCGCCCCGGTCCCACGGCGTGATGACCAGTGTGCGGGCGTCGGGGGTGGTGATGCTGGCCACCTGGTCAATGGGCATAGAGCTGCCGTAGTAGTCCACCACAATCTTTTTCAAGATGCCGGGGTTGGCGCGGCCCGTGCGCAGCACCGAGAGGTTATTTTCCAGCGATTCAATGGCCTTGCCCATCTTCTCGCGGGCGTCGGCCTGAATGGTTTTCATGTCAGCCATGTGAAGTCTCCTTACCGGGAAGTGCGGCCAGTGTAAAGGATGGGAAGCCAGCGGCAGTGCGCGGGGTGCGGGCGCGGGGTTGGGGATGCCTTGAGGATGCCCGCTTCTGGCGGGCGCGCGGCGCCTCAGACAGAGTGCTCCGTTGATAACCAGGAAGGGCAGCGATGGACACACCCCACGCCTGGGCCCCGCTGTCCTCCTGCCCGCTCTTCTGCGAAGCTCTTGGAGTCTGCCGCTGTCCGAGTCCCCTTGGATGAAACCGCTTTTATAACAACGGTTTCATCGGAGTTGGTCTCAGCTCTGGATGAGCGTGCCCACCCGCTCACCTTGAAGCAGGCGGCGCAGGTTGCCTTCCTGAAACAGATCGAACACCACGATGGGCAGGCCGCGGTCCATGCACAGCGTCAGGGCGGTGGCGTCCATGACTTCCAGGCGCTGCTCGACGACTTCCAGGTGGGTCGCCTGAGAGATGAACTTCGCGTCCGGGTTCTTGCGCGGGTCGCTGTCATACACCCCGTCTACCTTGTTTTTGGCCATCAGCACCACCTGGGCGCCAATTTCCAGGGCACGCAGGGTGCTGGTGGTGTCAGTGGTGAAAAAGGGCGCGCCGTTACCCCCGCCAAAGATAACCACGCGGTCCTTTTCGAGGTGCCGAATGGCCCGGCGGCGAATGTACGGCTCGGCCACGGCCGCCATCTGAATGGCGCTCATGACGCGGGTGGGGCGCCCGGCGGTTTCCATGGCGTCTTGCAGGGCCATCGCGTTCATCACGGTGCCCAGCATCCCGATGTAATCGGCCGTGGCGGGGTCCATGCCTTTGCCGTTGCGCTCGCCGCGCCAGAAATTCCCGCCGCCAATCACCACCGCCAGTTCGACCCCGGTGCCGTCCAGCGCCTGCGTGATGCGCCGGGCCAGCGCCGCCGTGGTGTCAGGGCTGATACCAAAACCGGATTCGCCCGCCAGGAATTCACCCGACAGCTTGAGTAGAACGCGCTTAAACATATGAACACCTCGGCAGGAATGGGGCAAACAAGGCCGGCAGCCAGCGGGCGCGGCTGCCGGAGCGACAGGAACAGGGAAGGGCCGCGCAGAAAAAAGCCCCTTTTCAGGGGCCCCGGTACGCTTTACGCGCCTATTTCGAAGCGGACGAAGCGTTTGACGCTGGCGCCGCCCAGGTACTTGGCGACCGTCAGGCTGTTGTCCTTCACGAAGGCCTGCTCGGGCAGCACCTTTTCGGAGTAGAACTTGCCAATCTGACCCTCGACGATCTTCTCGACGATCTGCTGGGGCTTGCCCTCGTTGAGCGCCTTGTTGGTCAGGATTTCGCGCTCTTTGTCGATGTCGGTGCTGTTCACTTCGTCGCGGGTCAGGAACTGGGGACGCTCGGCGGCCACGTGCAGGGCCACGTCCTTGGCCTGGGCGTCAGTGCCGCCGTCCACGTCCACCAGCACGCCAATCTTGCCGTTGCTGTGCACGTAGCCCGCCACGGTGCTGCCTTCCAGGTAGGCCACGCGGTTCAGGACGATGTTTTCACCGATCTTGCCAGCGGTGGCGGCGACCAGGGTGGCGACGGTTTCGCCGTCCACGCTGAAGTTCTTGAACTCTTCGAGATCACTGGTCTTCGCGTCCAGCGCGGCCTGCGCCAGCTTCTCGACAATCGCCTGGAAGTCGCTGTTGCGGGCCACAAAGTCGGTTTCGCTGTTCACTTCCACGATGGCGGCGCGGTTGCCGTCCACCTTGAAGCGCACGATGCCTTCCTTGGCTTCGCGGTCACCCTTCTTGACGGCTTTGGCAATGCCGCGCTCGCGCAGCAGCGCAATGGCCTTGTCCTCGTCGTTGCCGGCGTCGGCCAGGGCCTTTTTGACGTCCATCATGCCTGCGCCCGTCAGTTCACGGAGTTTCTTGATTGATTCCAGCATGGTCATGCCTCCTGTAAAGGATGAAGTTGAGGATGCTTAGAGAAAGGGGCTGTCCGGGCAAATCACCTTCGCCGGACAGCCCCCTGCCGGCCCTGTTTAGGCCTCGATGCTGTCGGTGGCGTCCTCGGTCTGCTCGGCGCCATCGGCCGCGCCCACGTCTTCGCCGCCGCCGCGCGCCTCGACCAGCAGGTCACCGATGCGGTGGGTAATCAGCTGGATGGAGCGGATGGCGTCGTCGTTGCCGGGCACGATGTAGTCAATGACATCGGGGTCAGAGTCGGTGTCGGCCAGGGCGATCACGGGAATCCCCAGCTTGTTGGCTTCCTGCACGGCGATGACTTCCTTGGTGGGGTCCACCACGAAGATCGCGTCGGGCAGGCGGCTCATCTTGCGGATGCCACCCACGAAGCGCTGCAGGCGCTCGCGCTCGGCGGCCAGCTTGATGCGCTCGGCCTTCAGTCGGTCATTGACGCGGCCCGACTCGAACATGTCGTCCAGTTCGTTCAGGCGGTCAATGCGGGTGCGCATGGTCTTGAAGTTGGTCAGCATGCCGCCCAGCCAGCGGCTGGTCACGAAGGGCATGCCGGTGCGGCGGGCTTCCAGTTCCACGATTTCCTGGGCCTGCTTCTTGGTGCCCACGAACAGAATCACGCCGCCGCGCTCAGCCAGTTCCTTGATGTAGTCAAAGGAGCGGTCGACCTGCTTCAGTGTCTTCTGGAGGTCAATGATGAAAATGCCGTTGCGCTCGGCGAAGATGAAGCGCTTGAACTTGGGGTTCCAGCGTTTGGTTTCGTGGCCGAAGTGAACCCCGGCTTCAAGCAACTGCTTCATGGAGATGTACGACATGAAAACTCCGGAGCGTTGATTCGGGAAAAAGTTTGCCGTCCTCGTGCCAGCCCCGCAGGGGAGGCCAGGCAGCGCGCGACGCTCGAGCGCGCGCAGCGAAGGGTCACGGGGGCACCCAAACGGAGAGTATACCCGAAAGTTAAGGTGCAGGGGAGAGGGCCAGGGCCTGCTGCGCCAGGTCCAAGGTCTGCCCGGCTTCGGTGGGCTGGTCATCTTCCAGATGCCACGCTGCAGAGAGGCCCGCGTAAGCGGTCACCCAGGCCAGCAGCCGGGCGCGGTCCAGGCCGGCCGCCGCCGCGATCACGCCCGCCTTCCGTTCCAGTCGCCCTGGGTGCCGGGCCGTCTCCAGTGACGGGTTACACAGCATGTTGGCAAAGTCGTAGCCCCGCTCACCCAGCAGGCCTTTGGGATCAATGACCAGCCAGCCGCGCTCCGAACTGTGGAGCACGTTGCCGTGGTGCAGGTCCCCGTGCAGCGGGCGCACGTCCTGGGGTGAAGAGAGGAGGGCCTGGGCCAGCCCCCAGCATCCGGCAAATAGGCTGCTCTGGCGCTGCCTCTCTTCCAACGCACGAAACCACTGCAGCAGCGGCGCCAGCTCGGGCGGCGGGTCACGGCGCGGCAGATGCACCCCCGCCGCCGCCCGGCACAGGATCCGGCTGGCCTCATCGTCCTGTCCGGCCCCGACCATCGCCGTCAGGTCGGGCTCAGGGTCCAGCTGCTCCATCAGCAGCGCTGGTCCTTCGTGGCGGTACACCTGCGCCGCACCCTGTCCCGCCAGCCACACCATCAAGAGGTTGCCGCGCTGCTCCTCGGCACCTTTCGCCACCTTTAGCATGGCCGCTTGCCCCTTCCACCGCACCGGGCACAGGTCGCTGCTGGGGGTCGAAAACGGCTCGCCGTCCGGTTCCAGCCCCCAGCGGCGAATATAGGTTTCGGTCCTCACCCGCTCAGTCTGCGTCTTCGGATGGACGTCCTTCAGCCCCTGCCATCCAGACTCCGATTGAATTCAGCAGAATGCCCGATGAACTCCGAGCGGACTTGGAAAGGGGCACAGCAGACTCGGAGAGCTTCTCAGGAGGGCGAGCGAGAGCAGAGACGGACTCCGCGTTGTGGAGCCGCAGACGAAAAGGCACCCTCTGCGCCGTAATGAAACGGAATCCGTATCAGGCCGTACACTGGCCCCTTATGGACTGGTTGTACGCCATCGTTTACGGCATCGTCGAGGGAATCACCGAGTTTTTGCCCATCAGCTCGACCGGGCACCTGATTCTGACCGGCAACCTGATGGGCGTGCCCTGGACCAAGGACGTCAAAGACGCTTTTGAAGTGGTGATTCAGGGCGGCGCCATCCTGAGCGTGCTGGTGTATTACTGGCGCGACTTTCTGAAGGTGCGGCACATCGGCACCGACCAGACCCAGCGCACCCTGTGGCTGGGCGTGCTGGTGGCCTGTATTCCGGCGGTGGTGCTGGGCCTGCTGTTCGGCGACGCCATCAAGGCCTATCTGTTCCGTCCCAGCGTGGTCGCCTGGGCGCTGATCGTGGGCGGTGTGCTGATCTGGCTGATCGAGAGCCGCAAAGTGACGCCGCGCGTGGACGCCATCGAGAAGATTGGGGTTCGCCGGTCCTTTCTGATCGGCGCTCTGCAATGCCTGGCCCTGCTGTGGCCGGGGTTTTCCCGCAGCGCCAGCTCGATTCTGGGCGGCATGGTGCTGGGCCTGGACCGCGCCACCGCTACCAAATTCAGCTTCTATCTGGGCGTCCCTACGCTGGGCGGCGCGGCTCTGCTGAACCTGATTCAGGAACGTGAACTGATTTTTGGCGAGATTGGTCTGGTCAACGTGCTGCTGGGTGCGGGCGTCAGTTTTGTCACCGCCTACTTAGCGATTGGCTGGCTGCTGAAGTTCGTCTCTACCAACACCTTTAAAGGGTTTGCGGTGTACCGCGTGATTGTGGGCGCGCTGATTCTGGCCCTGATTGCGGCGGGCGTCATGACAGACGGCAACCTGGCCTGAAGTTCCCTGCTGGACACCAACAGGGCCACCGAAGAAACGCAGACCGTCACAGGACAGGCTGCGTTTTTTGGACGAAACATCTGAGCTGAAGGGTGAACCCTGATGGGCAAGCAGGTCAGGTAGCCCAGGCTGGCTCAGCGGCGCGCATGGCTTTGACCTCGGCCCTCCGGTTGCGCCTCCGTTCAGCTGTCCGTCACAACTGACGTTGCAGCAGCACGGCCTGACCCCGGTGGTAAGCGATATGCCGCAACTGCCGCGCCAGCGAGTCACTCAGGACGCGCTCACCGAACGGCGTCTGAATCTGGTACTCCGGCGCAAATCCCTGCTCTGGGATGCGGGCGTAGCCTTCGCGGGCCTGCGCCAGCGCAGCTTCCAGCGCGGCAAGAATCGTCTCTTGCGGCGTGACCTCGCTCATGGCCGGTTCGCCTCTGAGGGCCTGTGTCCAGGGTTCGTTCTCCCAGCCCAGGTAGGCATAGGTCGCCTTCGGTCCGCCGCCCTGTTCTTCGGGAAGGTAGAGGCGGGCCCAGTCGAGAATATGCAGGGCCATCCAGGCCGCTGAGTGGCCGCCGCAGGGGGAACTTCTGGAAAACTGTTCTTCTGGGATGCCCTTCAGGGCCTGCACAAACGCCTGATGTTCCGTCTCAAATTGTTGAAGCAAGAACGCTTTGATGCTCATGGGGGCTCCTTTCATCTGGGGCTCAAGCCTGCTGGGCTTTATGTGGGCGGGGAGGAGGTCAGGGGGTCCGGCCGAATTACTCTATCGCCGCTTTTGGGACCAGCGGATAGGCAGGGCTGTCTTGCCGCAGGCTTGCCAGCGGTACGCGCGGCCGAAGAGGTCTGACGCGAGAAGCGGATTCCCTCCGAACAGTCGAGAGCAGGTCGCCTTGCCTTCAGAGGGCGTCATGAGGGCTGTCCATGAGCCAGGCGTATTGCTGAGAGTGATACGAACTCCGATTGAATCGTTTATGCAAACGATTCAATCCGAGCGGAGCGAGAAGGAGCAAAACGGGTTCCGGGCGTGGAGTTTGCAAATCGGTTCTGTTCCGATTTGTAAACGAAACAGACGGAATCCGTATGACAGCCTGTGGCATTGTCCTGCCTGCAACAAGGCACAGCCCCCCCCCTGTACGTTGCAGTTCTACAGGTCTGCTCGCCTCGGCGTCATCCCAGGCTTAAGCCATCCTCTGCCCGGCTTGTGGCGCTGACTCCTAGACTGAGTGTCATGAGGCCTGTGCTTCCCCTTCTCCTGCTGGCCACGTGGCTGGCGGCCTGTGACCCGGCGCCCCTCCAGACGACCGGGCCAGCGGCTGACCAGCGGCCGCCCAGCACCTCGGCCCCAGCCAGCACCGGGCGCGACCCTGACAGCGGTCTGCCCTGGGTGGCGCGTGCCGACCTACCCCCGGAAGGTCAGCGGGTGCTGACCCGGATTGCCGGGGGCGGCCCTTTCGCCTATAGCAGGGACGGCGCGACCTTTGGGAACCGCGAGCGCCTGCTGCCCCGGCAATCCAGTGCGTATTACCGCGAATACACGGTGCCCACGCCGGGCGAACAGGACCGGGGCGCGCGCCGCGTCGTCTGCGGCGGCCAGCCTGTCACCCGCACCGCCGAGTG of Deinococcus betulae contains these proteins:
- the tsf gene encoding translation elongation factor Ts, coding for MLESIKKLRELTGAGMMDVKKALADAGNDEDKAIALLRERGIAKAVKKGDREAKEGIVRFKVDGNRAAIVEVNSETDFVARNSDFQAIVEKLAQAALDAKTSDLEEFKNFSVDGETVATLVAATAGKIGENIVLNRVAYLEGSTVAGYVHSNGKIGVLVDVDGGTDAQAKDVALHVAAERPQFLTRDEVNSTDIDKEREILTNKALNEGKPQQIVEKIVEGQIGKFYSEKVLPEQAFVKDNSLTVAKYLGGASVKRFVRFEIGA
- the rpsB gene encoding 30S ribosomal protein S2; protein product: MSYISMKQLLEAGVHFGHETKRWNPKFKRFIFAERNGIFIIDLQKTLKQVDRSFDYIKELAERGGVILFVGTKKQAQEIVELEARRTGMPFVTSRWLGGMLTNFKTMRTRIDRLNELDDMFESGRVNDRLKAERIKLAAERERLQRFVGGIRKMSRLPDAIFVVDPTKEVIAVQEANKLGIPVIALADTDSDPDVIDYIVPGNDDAIRSIQLITHRIGDLLVEARGGGEDVGAADGAEQTEDATDSIEA
- a CDS encoding undecaprenyl-diphosphate phosphatase, producing MDWLYAIVYGIVEGITEFLPISSTGHLILTGNLMGVPWTKDVKDAFEVVIQGGAILSVLVYYWRDFLKVRHIGTDQTQRTLWLGVLVACIPAVVLGLLFGDAIKAYLFRPSVVAWALIVGGVLIWLIESRKVTPRVDAIEKIGVRRSFLIGALQCLALLWPGFSRSASSILGGMVLGLDRATATKFSFYLGVPTLGGAALLNLIQERELIFGEIGLVNVLLGAGVSFVTAYLAIGWLLKFVSTNTFKGFAVYRVIVGALILALIAAGVMTDGNLA
- a CDS encoding aminoglycoside phosphotransferase family protein, producing MRTETYIRRWGLEPDGEPFSTPSSDLCPVRWKGQAAMLKVAKGAEEQRGNLLMVWLAGQGAAQVYRHEGPALLMEQLDPEPDLTAMVGAGQDDEASRILCRAAAGVHLPRRDPPPELAPLLQWFRALEERQRQSSLFAGCWGLAQALLSSPQDVRPLHGDLHHGNVLHSSERGWLVIDPKGLLGERGYDFANMLCNPSLETARHPGRLERKAGVIAAAAGLDRARLLAWVTAYAGLSAAWHLEDDQPTEAGQTLDLAQQALALSPAP
- a CDS encoding DinB family protein, giving the protein MSIKAFLLQQFETEHQAFVQALKGIPEEQFSRSSPCGGHSAAWMALHILDWARLYLPEEQGGGPKATYAYLGWENEPWTQALRGEPAMSEVTPQETILAALEAALAQAREGYARIPEQGFAPEYQIQTPFGERVLSDSLARQLRHIAYHRGQAVLLQRQL
- a CDS encoding ribonuclease domain-containing protein; the encoded protein is MRPVLPLLLLATWLAACDPAPLQTTGPAADQRPPSTSAPASTGRDPDSGLPWVARADLPPEGQRVLTRIAGGGPFAYSRDGATFGNRERLLPRQSSAYYREYTVPTPGEQDRGARRVVCGGQPVTRTAECYYTADHYASFQRIAP